Part of the Echeneis naucrates chromosome 1, fEcheNa1.1, whole genome shotgun sequence genome, TCTTCATCGGTCAGAAGAGTTCATCCAAAGCCAAGcgtgaagtgtgtgtgtgagtttgtagGGAGATGGACTGAAACAGACCTGTTTATGGAGATAAACATGGATGACCTGGACGCAGAGAGAGTTAATCTCTCATTATCTGAACTGTGAAAATTTCCTCTGTTGCTGCACTActtcaaacaaaaagcaaaatgttgcTTTCATTAATTTATAAAGTATTTGATTTCTTACTTGATGtttgaaaaatatgtgaaaaattataattataactATATCATTCAGTCATATGTGTAACtttaacacaacacattcaaaaatcaatattttaattgaTAATGAAATAACCATCTGTTGGTTCTCCAATATGGAACTGAATATAAACACAACAGGAGTTTTAAATAAGCAGAACAGTTCTAGTTATGAAGACATTAACCTGCTCTGAGTTCTCCACCGTTGTTCCCACAGACTCATGTTAGGCCAATATGATGCTGATTTACAGTTTTGACTCCGTCGTGAAAAACAGCTTAGCTCGCTCAAGAAATCATTAAGAGCTCAACCTCACAGCGGTAGTATCTGAAGGATGTCTCTTTTTCTTACGCAGAGTGAAAGGTGACAGTGAAATGAATCCTCAGCTCTAACTGTTTGCCTGGTGCTGCTGCACGTAGAGGTGAATACACATCATTGCATCAAGGTacttaacagacacacacacatgcatgcttcTGTGGGGATACATCTTCCATGACAGATGTAGATTTAGAGttcatttctttgcttttcagcACTACAAATGATcccaacatgtgtgtgtgagacagagacctCTGTAAATATTTGAATCCTCTGTCGTGTATTCAAatgaagcatttaaaatgtgtgtcatTTCTCCCTAGTCGTGGCGTTCGTGAagccaacagcagcatcatgttTTACGGTTCTTCCTCGGGGGCCAGTATGTCCCTCCCATCCAAGAGCCGTCTGAAACGCCAGAGCCGGACCTTCACGCAGGTAAGGAGTCCACGCTGATCAGAACTTTTTCACTCTCGGCAATCCCTCCTGAAGTAAataagcagagaaaacaaactcCAGCAAATATTGATTCATCAACGTTTGATAGCAGTAGTAAGTTTTTTTTAACGGTCCGTTCACCTCGATAAccaaatacaaacatttctcatttgtctcTTGAGGTTTTTATCtatgtagttttatttttttggtgtttaacggtgtttttgtgttgttgttttttctttctttgtgctgGTGGCTTTAGGCATTAGTGTTGAAATATGGAAACTGCTGGATCGATtgtaaattttttatatttatggacCTTCATGGTGACTGGAGGATGAATCCTCCTGACTTTGATGATCCGGACTTTCCCATGACGTTGACATTTGTGGCTTTGAGTCAAATGTCTAAACATACGAACGCACTGGCATGAtgcttgtttttgatttttgtgttcCCTTTTGGACGAATTGTAGGGACCTTGTAAATTCCCATCTCGTGCCATCATCAGCTGACACATTTCATTAGGTCATTACTTTAGTTTATGACCCAATAGCCACAACACAAAGTGCTAAAACACTAAGCCAGTGAACAGCCCCACACTGACAGTGGGATTATTGTGAGTATGTGCTGCTGCTAACATGGCTGTAGATTCTAGTTCATATGAGGTTGATCAGGGTGGTGAAGACTGctgtgtaatttattttcacCTCCAGTTTGGCAGAAATGACAGAGATGGAAGTCTCAAAAACTTCTACATGATGCTGTGATGTGTGATATGTGCAGAGTAAATTCATCACTGTCCGTCTGTTCTCCAGGTCCTGTACCGCACTCTGAGTTACAGAGACCGCGTCCCGACAGAAACTGGAACGAACACCCGTGCGGACAGGCGTTCGACGACTGAACCTCCAGAGCGACCGGCGGACGACCCAGCCGAACTCTCCACGCAGAGCTCGGCTCCGGGAGTGCTGAAGATTTTTGGAGATGAAATCTGTGCTGGTGCCAACTACAAGAGCGTTTTGGCCACGCCACGCTCCAGTGCACAGGAACTGGTCAAAGAGGCACTCGAGCGTTACTCGTTGAACAAGGATGCTGCTCACTCTTATGTCCTGTGCGATGTGATCGGACGTttggaggggggaggtgggatagggggaggggggtggcgGACTGAATGCTTGCGTGCTCTGGGGGACAATGAAAAGCCGCTGTTGCTCCAGGAGCTGTGGAAGCCCCGAGAAGGACACGCTCGCAGATTTGAGCTGCGCAGGAGAGCAGAGGTGGAGGAACTCAACGCCAAAGAGAAGGATACTATCACTGCTggtgaggaaacacacacacacacaactggtcCAATTCTTTCCTTTCTTAACATGTCAAACTCAGCAGAAAAGCACAGCTCGTTAGTTCCTCTgcagtgtctgtttgtgtgtgtgtgtgtgtgtgtgtgtgtgtgtgtgtgtgtgtgtgagagatgcaGGTTAAGAATATTTGCCAGATGTTCCTGTAGAGAAAATATTGATTGTGTGAGTGATTATGAGAGTCTGTTTTTTATGGAGCTGCTGTACCGTTAATACATCTGATCTTCTGTTAAAGAGACATGTTCAGTTTCTCTTAGTGCTCAGTTCTAGTCtgagagatgcacacacacacacacacacacagacgcacacggTGCAATTGAAATGCTTGGACAGACAGAAGTGAGGATGCATGTggcatttttatgaatgacacatttctgcttctATGAGTTCTGGTTTATAACTTCTCTGACTCACACCTGAACTGTGTATTATTAATTCATAAAACAGTTTCTCTGCCTCGGATTTTGTGAGAAATATGAGTCATTataatatgtaaatgaaaataaccTTTATGATTTTCCATCTGAGTTGCAGTAATGGTAAATCTCTGTcgatttttctctctttgggAATCATACAGTGGCCTTTATGTGAAATGAGTTTGCTATAATTGATGAACAGTTTGCCATTTGCACAAATCTGCACACACTCATCCCCATGCGTCCTGTGAGACCAGTGAGAGAATAATAGTGTTGAGAAAGATGGGAGAGAGGATTTTCAGCTTAGCTGTCAGACATTGCACTTTGCAGCAACACTAACATTTCTCATGAGGCATGCCGGGGTTACTGGTTGCTATGTCAACTTCTGTGGTAGCTCGAGAGTCAGTCAGCAATCTcacagtttttattgttgtttggtACAGTGTTATAAGTTGTCGACACCAGAAAAGACAACCAACCTGCGAAAGCATGAAACCCTGGAAACCTCCCCAAACATGTTTCCATTCTTGTTTTTTAATGCCTTTTAAACTGGTTCTACTTAAAGGAAATGTCATCAGTCAAAAAGAGAAACTTCTACAGATGAAACAAGTAAATCATGATGCACTTAAAAGTTaggaagtgacaaaaaaatTGCAGCTTTCATAAATGTCATGTTCTCCAAGTTATGTCAAAATTTGCTCCAAATCCAGCAGAACATCATGCTTTTACTGGGGATTATTTTAAAGAGGAGGTGAAGACACGTTTGGTGTGCAGGTTAGGTAATTATGGGATGATAAGTGTGGAAAAATCGCTGTAGCGAAGGAAAAATGTGGCAAGTTTTGGCAATATTGGAGTTCCTCAGCACAAATGAATGACAGGACAGACCGTATTGATTAGATCAAGTTGGTATTGTTCTTTAAATTGGATTTGTTGACGATAAGAATAAAAGATTATTACCAGCCTTATCCTTTCCACTTAAGGCATTCTTTACAGCTTATACCTTTCTGTTTATCATCTGAAAATTTTGGCACTAACCCTTTCTCTGATGTGTTATAGTGTTTACAAAAGTCACACAACCTGgagttttccttctctcttctgtctctaatttatcctgtttttcctgctcttagtgtttgtgtgactgtgcatgtgcatgtgtgaattaTGCCGATTTTCAAATACACTTTTTTATGCTGAGATACCACTTTAAAGGTACTGAAGGATTTTCAGTATCATTACGTGAACATATCACAGGCAAATTAATTAGACGCACTTGAAAGCAGAGAAGACACTAAATATTCATGTCAACCTATTTGACAGTGACTGTGAGAAGGAAAATCCTGTATCTCACCTTTAACTGTGTATCTCTTTTTACCGGTGAGCGGTGTGACTCACTAGAAGCATCTAAGACCGTTTTTGTTCCATAATGCCTGCATGTCTTGTGAAGTGccaatggtgtgtgtgtttgtgtgtgtctttatgggAGTTATTCTGTGCTTGGTGTTTTGGTGAGGGGGGGAAGGTCTTTTCTCAGCCTCCTGCCTCCTAACTACTCCCACCCTGCTGTAGGGCCCAAAACCTCCCAATTCCTGGCGGCTCTAATGGGTCGGTCTGGGCTCGGCAAACACAGGAGCTCCCCCCTCCGGTTTGGTCGAGTGGTACAGTCCAGCTCTAAAGGTGGGGACTGGCCTCAGGTAGGGTGGCTGTCAGTCATTGCCATGGAGACCACCTCTACCTGCGTTGTCACCAGTGCCACTCCCATTGCCAGTAATCCAAccagtatgagtgtgtgtgcaaactTTGTGTGAGCCATCGCATGGCCTCAGTCCTCGTACCTGACTTCACCTTCCATCGGCCTCATGTGCTGCCGTATCCAGCACCATTTACTTCATCTGACTGGTTTTACTCAGTTTCCACTCAGTTCACACATGACTGTGCCTCAGAAGGGACTTAATCCAGACTTCACTCATGAGTCAAACTTACATTTTAACAATCCATATCACAGTTAAGCATGCCTTACTCTGATTTTCTGCTCTttacctttcttttcttctgtcctcCTTGCATCGCTTCTTCCTTTGGCTCATTGTTATTCTCTACCGGTTCTGCCTCTcgcccttttctctccctccttgttCTCTTGCTTGCTATTCCTCCCTGCTGTCCTGTAGATATTAATGCTCAAGCGCGTAAGCTCCAGAGGAACAGGGCGAAGGGGACGCTGACCCTGCCCCGGTCCAGCAACTCATCCTTCTGTCGCAGCCTCAGTGAAACCAGCCTCAACCAGGTGGGGCCTCACTTTGAAGCTTAGCCAGGATGATTGATTGTTATAGTTCATGACACTGTTATCATCCTGCCTTGAATCTTgaatgcttgtgtgtgcatgtattttcAGCTGGGAGTAGGAGATGAGCCCAAACGTTACTACTCCACCCTGCCGGGGCCTTTGAGGGGTAGAGAGCGTGAAGCGGCCTCCAGCGGCcgaaggaaagaggaggggagtCAAGGAGGGGTGAGGCACTCGCTGTACCAGTCACCACAtatcctgctgctgcagggatTCAATCGACAGGTGAAGCTCATGGATGGGATTTTGCTTCCAGACGTCTGACGTTTCTGGTTGCGTCATCGTGGTCACGTTGATGgtgttgtgtgttgcaggaCTGCTTGGTGTACCTGCTGAACAGAGAGCAGCATACGGTCGGCCAGGAGACTCCATCAGCTCGTCCCAACATCTGCCTCTTTTCTCCGGACATCCTGCCCCTTCACTGCCGCTTGCGCAGAGTCCCTGCACCCCGTCGCcatgccaacaacaacaagggAGAAGAGTTGGCAGACAGTCAGCGGTTCTGTGTTGCCGTTGAGCCTGTGCTCCACGCCACCGTTTTGGTGAACTTTTCCCGCTGCGAGCGCTCCACCACGCTGCGACACGGTGACCTCCTCTCCTTTGGAGCGCATTACATCTTCCTGTACAAGGACCCCACGGGTGCTAAGCCGCTGCCAGCTCAGACCTTGGCACGCCTTCGCACCTTGGGGCAGCTTTACGACGCAggggtggaggaaggagagggaggagctCAGACTTGTAAGATGTGTGGTTCTGTGCTGAAGGACAGAGGAGCCCAGGTGTCGAGTGCTCCGGCGGTCAGACGTGGCTTCAAACCTCACCTGGTGAAGCCTCGCAGCGGGGGCACCGTGGCAGGAGGACCCCTTACTTTGACCGGAGGGGAAGGAagtggagcaggaagaggaggggggggtcagAAAAGGAAGCTGCAGCTGGTTTTTGACCAGGCTCATGAAGACCAGCTGTTAAACAGGATCGTGTCCCTCATTGAACCTGGAGGTTTGTCTAAGACTGAAACCTTTTTAGGTCACCTGATGTCATGATCATTTTGCACATCTTACAACTGCTAGGACGTCTGTAGCCACGCAGATAGTTTGATGTTTTTAGATATTAAACTTTGAAAAACTATTTAGCTGCTACGACAAAGCTAGGACTGCAAAGAGACTGTAAATTAGACACCAGGGTCGAATCTATGACACAGTCACGCCTTCATattaaagaaaagggaaaatggtGACAAGAGCGCTAATGCCCATTCCTATGAGTAAGAGCCCTGTTTCAGCTTTATTCTGTTCTCATTGGTTGTAGAACTCAAACAGTGAATACAGAATCAAGCTATTAAAAAATATCCTGTGAAGACGTGTTCCTTGTCTGATGATCAGTGACCCTTCAAACCGCTGTCTTGCTCTTAGGCGATGACCATAAGCTGACACCGGCCtacctgctgtgtttgtgcatacaGCACTCCGCCTCAACCTTCCCACCCGGGAGTTTCGGGAAACTGCTGCTCAAGATTGTGCGGCGAATTCAGACCATTGCATGGGTCAGTGTCTGCCGGTCtaactgtctctgtgtctcactgTCTCTTGTGGTACTTTGGACCCCCGTGGAGAGAAACTGCTCAGCCATGTCAGGTCAGGTGAATAGTTAGACAGGGTTACATTTCATAGGTGCTGTACAGACGCTCACACTATTCCCATACAACTGTGCCATGAACTGCCTGTCACAGAAACAGCTTCTGAGCTTgttatattgtttatttaatcaCTTAGATCTAATCCTGACACACAGAGGGCCATTTCTGGTTTTATTGATGATCTCTGGTGACTGCTCTTTTCTGATACTCTTGAATGTTAGTGGTGCATCAGAGACAGCTGCCCAAAGACTCAAAGGCATTTCACTGGTGATTCAAATCACTTCTTATCCAGatcactttctctgtttctaTTAACAATACATCACTTTATTGAATATAGTACTGGTTCACAACAGAAATTAGAATATTATAATAACAGAATGTTATTTGTGGCGTGCCTCAAGTTACCGTTCTAggttcattattatttttggcaTACATGCTTCAGCTTCTTTGATGTTATTTATTGATAAACAAATGATGATTCATGAGTTTTTTCTGGATAATACTCAGCTCTCTGTAACCCCAACACAAGCAGTCTAGGTAGCCTTGAAAACCGCCTCAGTGTGATTGATTTGTTAATGTCAGCAGTTCAGTCCTCTTGGCAGCCTACACGTTATACATGTTGCCAAAAGCTAGAAGTTTGGTTTGACTCCTTAGTGTCACAAGATATTATGAGAGATAAGAGATATAATATCAGCTAAGTTCACTTTTCTCTCCGTATCCATTCACTAACCTGAGCCAAAGGTTTTTTTCTTGCCAGCAGCCGGTTCAGACTGCAGCAGTGAAGATTTTAGCTAATTCATAATCCCATTActtctaatatttttttatacaacgATTGACATTGAAGGTCCTAAAAGGTATTTCTGAACTCCTTGCTGTTTGTGAGCCAAAGCACAACCTGAAGTCCCCTGGCATGAATCTCTGAGCTGTCCCTCGATCAAGGCTATTAAATAGAGACGACAGAACCTCTGCTATCAAAGCTAGGGACTCTGGGACCCCATGCCAGAGAACCTAGCCTTTTAAATATATGAGATTTGATGTACaaaatgatgctgctgctgtctttccTGAAGAGTCTTTGCATTGTGTTTATAATTAGGGTCATATTAGATTCAGGCCAGTAGGGCAGAAGGTAACTGTCAGTATGTGTCACTATGAGCGTGCAAGGTTTTGTAAATGTGATCGTGCTATTTCTCTCGCTGGGTTAGTGATAGCGTCACAAAGTGTGCCTCTCCTACGCACATCCTGAAAGTTTAATGAGCACTTAAttgcagcgtgtgtgtgtgtgtgtgtgtgtgcacctttCAGGAGAAGACAAAGGAGCTGGCTCAGAAGCAAGCTCAGCAGTGAGTATTGCTTTTCAACTTGCATTTGAAAGGaagagagcatgtgtgtgtttttgtacaatgtatgtcagtgtgttcaTTGTGTCAGTGTCTCTACCTAACCGTATTTAACCCTcccctgtggctgtgtgtgtgtgtccatgtagCCAGGACCCAGCCTCCCTGTCTCTACTCAGTATCTCAGACCTGATCCCAGATCTGCAGACTATCTTCTTCTGGATGTCCAACTCCATCGAGATCCTCTACTTTATACAGCAGAGAGCACcggcatacacacacagcatagAAACGATGCAAGGTACACACGCATATACGCACATACCAACACACAAAGTGTGACTGATgagggagggaagaaaacaTGGCTGGAGAGTAATAATTCACACTGACATCCAGTAGGTACTGATACTGCAGGCAGTGCAGCTACAACACTCCCTCTGTCTCAGTATACATATTCGTCTGTCTT contains:
- the radil gene encoding ras-associating and dilute domain-containing protein, translating into MFYGSSSGASMSLPSKSRLKRQSRTFTQVLYRTLSYRDRVPTETGTNTRADRRSTTEPPERPADDPAELSTQSSAPGVLKIFGDEICAGANYKSVLATPRSSAQELVKEALERYSLNKDAAHSYVLCDVIGRLEGGGGIGGGGWRTECLRALGDNEKPLLLQELWKPREGHARRFELRRRAEVEELNAKEKDTITADINAQARKLQRNRAKGTLTLPRSSNSSFCRSLSETSLNQLGVGDEPKRYYSTLPGPLRGREREAASSGRRKEEGSQGGVRHSLYQSPHILLLQGFNRQDCLVYLLNREQHTVGQETPSARPNICLFSPDILPLHCRLRRVPAPRRHANNNKGEELADSQRFCVAVEPVLHATVLVNFSRCERSTTLRHGDLLSFGAHYIFLYKDPTGAKPLPAQTLARLRTLGQLYDAGVEEGEGGAQTCKMCGSVLKDRGAQVSRSGAGRGGGGQKRKLQLVFDQAHEDQLLNRIVSLIEPGGDDHKLTPAYLLCLCIQHSASTFPPGSFGKLLLKIVRRIQTIAWEKTKELAQKQAQHQDPASLSLLSISDLIPDLQTIFFWMSNSIEILYFIQQRAPAYTHSIETMQGSKESLLSATISANEEAMTILEEVIMYTFQQCVYYITKALYVVLPGLLDCNPFPVDSSEPCWKGGVGFPEPVRRVLQVFQNTQELLQGYQVHPEIQAQMFAYLFFFSNVSLFNQLMDKGPSRGWFQRSKVLQIQACLRMVMEWASRSGLGHLADKFFTKLNSAVSILATSPQQLTQLSWRALSSEHPTLKPVQLHRILTQYQLTVEIGPVPTWQPSSEDEAYIYRTVDLLESFENHPPIVLPSAGFRVDLDGECVEDSIYRQLLYIRHYLWGLRTKTQTHTSTPSVHTHSNGTNTADWPDVQREILPPAHSSPRSGGPGDEAMADTGEERGRDRPPGQVHTHSLRRNGTIHHSRTANPDPSCLLTPPNTPLYPEGGGGGPGPIIGPNTQTNGCPNRTAADSKKTNGLITNGLEGCISGCEFPFPVSSPGAPPLPDDLCVVFVVELDKGPYGLGMGLIDGLHTPLNAPGIYIRTLIPDGPAASDGRLRIGDRILAVNGTSLIGADYQSAVDLIRLGGGRLRFLVAKSDPEVSEKISASSC